The Acinonyx jubatus isolate Ajub_Pintada_27869175 chromosome D1, VMU_Ajub_asm_v1.0, whole genome shotgun sequence genome includes a window with the following:
- the ART1 gene encoding GPI-linked NAD(P)(+)--arginine ADP-ribosyltransferase 1 isoform X3, whose amino-acid sequence MQPPAMVSLLLVSMGLMEALQAQSHPITQRDLFSQEMPLDMAPASFDDQYAGCAAAMTAALPDLNQTEFQANKVYADGWALASSQWQERQAWGPEWGPSPTRLPLPPPGFRDEHGVALLAYTANSPLHKQFNAAVREAGRSRASYLHHFSFKTLHFLLTEALQLLGRGQRSPQCRQVFRGVHGLRFRPAAPGATVRLGGFASASLQNVAAQQFGEDTFFGIWTCLGAPIKGYSFFPGEDEVLIPPFETFQISSASLGPAVWITQP is encoded by the exons ATGCAGCCTCCTGCCATGGTGTCTCTGCTGCTTGTGTCCATGGGCCTCATGGAAGCACTTCAG gcCCAGAGCCACCCCATCACTCAACGAGACCTCTTCTCTCAAGAAATGCCCCTGGATATGGCCCCAGCCTCCTTTGATGACCAGTATGCTGGCTGTGCAGCAGCCATGACAGCTGCCCTCCCGGATCTCAACCAAACAGAGTTCCAGGCCAACAAAGTGTATGCTGACGGCTGGGCACTGGCAAGCAGCCAGTGGCAGGAGCGCCAGGCCTGGGGACCAGAGTGGGGCCCCAGCCCTACCCGGCTGCCCCTGCCACCCCCTGGCTTCCGCGATGAGCATGGGGTGGCCCTCCTGGCCTACACAGCCAACAGCCCCTTGCACAAGCAGTTCAACGCAGCCGTGCGGGAGGCGGGCCGCTCCCGAGCCTCCTACCTCCACCACTTCTCCTTCAAGACACTCCATTTCCTGCTGACTGAGGCCCTGCAGCTGCTGGGTAGGGGCCAGCGTTCACCCCAGTGCCGCCAGGTGTTCCGAGGGGTGCATGGCCTGCGCTTCCGGCCAGCAGCACCTGGAGCCACCGTAAGGCTGGGAGGATTTGCCTCTGCCTCCCTACAGAATGTTGCAGCCCAGCAGTTTGGGGAGGACACCTTCTTTGGCATCTGGACCTGCCTTGGGGCACCTATCAAGGGCTACTCCTTCTTCCCTGGGGAGGATGAGGTGCTGATCCCCCCCTTTGAGACCTTCCAG
- the ART5 gene encoding ecto-ADP-ribosyltransferase 5 isoform X1, with the protein MVPSTSGPRFPESPPKMMLVALLMALHALWQARAVPILPLGLAPDTFDDAYVGCAEEMEEKAAPLLKEEMAGHALLRESWEAAREAWEHRRRGLTLPPGFKAQHGIAVMVYTNSSNTLYWELNQAVRTGGGSREFYMKYFPFKALHFYLTRALQLLQGSGGCSRGPGKVVFRGVGTLHFEPKRLGDSVRLGQFASSSLDEAVARRFGNATFFSLRTCFGAPIQALSVFPEEREVLIPPHEVFLVTRFSQEGAQSLVTLWSYNQTCSHFNCAYLGGEKRRGCVSVQTGQPDSTSQGDFSLLSWKTLFLAPRGFQISGVGP; encoded by the exons ATGGTGCCCTCGACATCTGGACCTCGCTTTCCTGAGTCTCCCCCAAAAATGATGCTGGTGGCTCTGCTGATGGCTCTCCATGCCCTCTGGCAG GCCCGGGCTGTTCCCATCCTGCCCCTGGGCCTGGCTCCAGACACCTTTGATGATGCTTACGTGGGCTGCGCAGAGGAGATGGAAGAAAAGGCAGCCCCTCTGCTGAAGGAGGAGATGGCTGGCCACGCCCTGCTGCGGGAGTCCTGGGAGGCAGCACGGGAGGCCTGGGAGCACAGGCGTCGAGGGCTCACCCTGCCCCCTGGCTTCAAAGCCCAGCACGGAATCGCCGTCATGGTCTATACCAACTCATCTAACACTTTATACTGGGAGCTGAACCAGGCTGTGCGAACAGGCGGTGGCTCCCGGGAATTCTACATGAAGTACTTCCCCTTCAAGGCCCTGCATTTCTACTTGACCCGGGCCCTGCAGCTGCTGCAGGGCAGTGGGGGCTGCAGCAGGGGACCTGGGAAGGTGGTGTTCCGAGGCGTGGGCACCCTTCACTTTGAACCCAAGAGGCTGGGGGACTCTGTCCGCTTGGGCCAGTTTGCTTCCAGCTCCCTGGATGAGGCAGTGGCCCGCAGATTTGGTAATGCCACCTTCTTCTCTCTAAGGACTTGCTTTGGGGCCCCTATCCAGGCCTTATCTGTCTTTCCTGAGGAGCGCGAGGTGCTGATCCCCCCACATGAAGTCTTCTTGGTCACCAGGTTCTCCCAGgaaggagcccagagcctggtgacTCTCTGGAGCTATAATCAGACCTGCAGCCACTTTAACTGTGCCTATCTGGGTG GGGAGAAGAGGCGGGGCTGTGTATCTGTACAAA cAGGACAGCCAGACTCCACCTCCCAGGGGGACTTCTCTCTACTCTCCTGGAAGACCCTGTTCTTGGCACCTAGGGGCTTCCAGATCTCAGGAGTTGGGCCCTGA
- the ART5 gene encoding ecto-ADP-ribosyltransferase 5 isoform X2 has protein sequence MVPSTSGPRFPESPPKMMLVALLMALHALWQARAVPILPLGLAPDTFDDAYVGCAEEMEEKAAPLLKEEMAGHALLRESWEAAREAWEHRRRGLTLPPGFKAQHGIAVMVYTNSSNTLYWELNQAVRTGGGSREFYMKYFPFKALHFYLTRALQLLQGSGGCSRGPGKVVFRGVGTLHFEPKRLGDSVRLGQFASSSLDEAVARRFGNATFFSLRTCFGAPIQALSVFPEEREVLIPPHEVFLVTRFSQEGAQSLVTLWSYNQTCSHFNCAYLGGEKRRGCVSVQSEY, from the exons ATGGTGCCCTCGACATCTGGACCTCGCTTTCCTGAGTCTCCCCCAAAAATGATGCTGGTGGCTCTGCTGATGGCTCTCCATGCCCTCTGGCAG GCCCGGGCTGTTCCCATCCTGCCCCTGGGCCTGGCTCCAGACACCTTTGATGATGCTTACGTGGGCTGCGCAGAGGAGATGGAAGAAAAGGCAGCCCCTCTGCTGAAGGAGGAGATGGCTGGCCACGCCCTGCTGCGGGAGTCCTGGGAGGCAGCACGGGAGGCCTGGGAGCACAGGCGTCGAGGGCTCACCCTGCCCCCTGGCTTCAAAGCCCAGCACGGAATCGCCGTCATGGTCTATACCAACTCATCTAACACTTTATACTGGGAGCTGAACCAGGCTGTGCGAACAGGCGGTGGCTCCCGGGAATTCTACATGAAGTACTTCCCCTTCAAGGCCCTGCATTTCTACTTGACCCGGGCCCTGCAGCTGCTGCAGGGCAGTGGGGGCTGCAGCAGGGGACCTGGGAAGGTGGTGTTCCGAGGCGTGGGCACCCTTCACTTTGAACCCAAGAGGCTGGGGGACTCTGTCCGCTTGGGCCAGTTTGCTTCCAGCTCCCTGGATGAGGCAGTGGCCCGCAGATTTGGTAATGCCACCTTCTTCTCTCTAAGGACTTGCTTTGGGGCCCCTATCCAGGCCTTATCTGTCTTTCCTGAGGAGCGCGAGGTGCTGATCCCCCCACATGAAGTCTTCTTGGTCACCAGGTTCTCCCAGgaaggagcccagagcctggtgacTCTCTGGAGCTATAATCAGACCTGCAGCCACTTTAACTGTGCCTATCTGGGTG GGGAGAAGAGGCGGGGCTGTGTATCTGTACAAAGTGAGTACT AG